The region ATTATCCCGACCGATCGTCAAAGTGATCGCATGGTTTCCTTGCGAGTTCCCGCCAGGAACATGGCTTACGGACTTAGCTGTTCCTAATGTCGTAGCATTTAACTTCCACTCATAAATCATCGGATAAGACGATAACCAGTGGGCAGCGTCTGCTTCCAACTGCAACGCCACTTTCTCTTGTGCCGATGCCGGTAAACTGTAAGACAGAACTTCGGGCGAAGCATCCAGTAACGCCGAGGGAGCTACACCGAAAATTTGCGTGAACTTATCGCTAGCTTCAGTATTTGCTAGCAAAACGTTGTACGCTTTCTCCATGGAATCGGGGCTACCCAAGATCAACATCAGGTTATCAACTTCAGCACCATTATCTTGCAGCGCCATTGACAGTTTGTCTTTAAAGTCGGTGTTAACGATATAGCCTAAAAGAGACGAAGACATCGTCACGTTTTGTTCGGCATAACCTGTGACCGGTCTAAAATAGACTCCAGCAGCACACCCCTTCACTTCAATCAACATAGGACTGGCTTTCAAAGCTTCCGTTTCAAAACCAGCGTTTTTTAAGTCAATCGAGTAAGCTCCTGTATCGTCCGCTCCCACTGAAGCTGCCGGAGGACTGATACGTTGGCCTGAGGAATCAAGTTTATAGAGGTTCACAACCGGAGTGACACAAGCCATAGCATCTTGTGCTGAGGCTTGATTGGAATTAGTTGCATAATTGGCGATGCGACCGGAAAGGCTTCCCGTATTCACTGTGAGAATATCAGCAATCGTTGCGTCCATCGAGCAGGAGACGTTCCCTAAAGCGAACGCTACGACCAACATCAGTTTAGATCGTAAAAGCTGCAGTATGGATGCTTTCCCGTTACGTACATGCGTTCCCATGTGTTTCCTATCGGTCACACCTTGTGCCCACAAGATAAGAAACGCGAACTTAATGAATCCAAAAATACGAATGATACCTCGGAAGCCCAGATCCGTCCCGAAGCGATATTACGAGTGTGAAATGAACCTGCCTTTTGTATTGAAAACGTCTTTTATACTAAAATTGATTTAATAACCATTATAGCGGGCCCTATGGACTTTAGTGGAGTAAGATGAACGCTCTAATCAATGAATGGCGTGTTAATTCACAACGAATGCGTTCATACTGGAAACAGCCAAAGGGGTTCCACAGAATGAAGTTCCCAGGAAAAGTTTTGATCGCAAATATCTTCAAAGGACTTTTCTATTCATTCATCGTTATTGCGATTTCGTTGATCACTTTGGAACTTCCCCTTTTTAACAAGTTAAAGATTTCTATATTCGGTAAATCCACTGTGCAAAAGCGAGTGCAAGATATTGAACCCAAAGTCACAGAAAAACTCAAACCCCTTTTCGTTAAGAAAAATTTGGTTTATCCACCGGATGACGTGACTTTGCTTTTCGTAAAATCGCAGAAGACTCTGTCTCTTTTCGCCAGCGACTCTGAAGGAAAACCGCAATTCATTAAAACTTATCCCGTATTTGGCGCCAGTGGAAAGTCCGGCCCCAAGTTGACTGCTGGCGATGACCAGGTGCCTGAGGGTCTGTATCGCATAGCAAGCTTAAACCCGAACAGTCAGTTTCACTTGGCTTTGCGTTTAAATTATCCGTCTGATTTCGATAAAAAGATGGCAAAGGAAGAGGGCCGCAAGAATCTGGGTAGTGATATCATGATTCATGGAAGTGTTTTGTCCGCCGGATGCAT is a window of Bdellovibrio sp. SKB1291214 DNA encoding:
- a CDS encoding L,D-transpeptidase family protein — encoded protein: MKFPGKVLIANIFKGLFYSFIVIAISLITLELPLFNKLKISIFGKSTVQKRVQDIEPKVTEKLKPLFVKKNLVYPPDDVTLLFVKSQKTLSLFASDSEGKPQFIKTYPVFGASGKSGPKLTAGDDQVPEGLYRIASLNPNSQFHLALRLNYPSDFDKKMAKEEGRKNLGSDIMIHGSVLSAGCIAIGDDAVEEIFYLAAQSNYRNWKVILSPVDFRKVVSAPEPKVIKPWIPKLYEELAQTTKELPLK